A stretch of Ipomoea triloba cultivar NCNSP0323 chromosome 11, ASM357664v1 DNA encodes these proteins:
- the LOC115996123 gene encoding putative late blight resistance protein homolog R1A-10, with protein sequence MAYAAVTSLKGTLYLHFFQSQPHLPLQHKQEIVNSLHENLGFLQEILEKSEIAAYDNSAMKRLEAEMRDVAFKAEERIEMELSSIYLLQSSSIEEARLDGIFKQAVKQTDYLKKKFIKIQSKDQFAKGPSILGRMRQRGLLLGSTSSQPADPERENNITTVECMVGCDKEFKTILDKLTQQSAEQLQVVSIVGMGGIGKTTLAGEVYKDPSITTYFYKQAWVTVSQEYTVVQMLRCLIACVSASSDEHSCNDKGRLAETLRKCLKYQSYLIVIDDIWSTTAWDSVQRCFPDDNNGSRILLTSRLKEVAEYASSGNFTINLSFLNANESWNLYCNLYGQTKFLSVFEQIGRDIVKKCNGLRLAIVVIASLLSKTEETVEKWNNVAENVSRYVIGYSNDACSRILYLSYNQLPHHLKACFLYFGLFPEDYEINVKKLARLWAAEGFLGAEDHQNREEVAMECLQDLVGRSLVFVSKQSYNGKMKTIRIHDLLRDLCLREAQHENLLNVIGDKKLPFYKKKISCHWISATSGFDLLPLTKCFHKSHSLHSLYPYYSVSVEHHLFSHFKLLRVVDIVCVSYQGYGVLYALANLIHLRYLALRRYSTNASTEYFDLEFFEHWNMQCFIVCGADATFHSFEVSGIWKMPLLRNICIGHIVSLGTLSVVHRNLESISWLDPTLCTKDLFTRVPSLKKLEIYNGYNRNNLDCFYNFVHLRQLEELSIKNWLDLCIPCFGIPWATDFLPNLKKLKFFWTNLKLSDMRLIGMLPNLEILKLIDARKDRMWEPFEEGFRQLKRLVIEDTFLECWNAVGDNFPVLECLELRDCRSLQKIPSGFADITTLVLIQLKCCRDSVLASAKLIQEEQYNNYGNALLVPSENIRTKRVNNRGRNGYGGRE encoded by the exons ATGGCTTATGCTGCTGTAACTTCGCTTAAAGGAACACTCTATCTACACTTCTTCCAATCACAACCACACTTGCCTCTTCAACACAAACAAGAGATAGTTAATTCTCTCCATGAAAATCTTGGTTTCCTCCAAGAAATTCTTGAGAAATCTGAGATCGCTGCCTATGACAATTCGGCGATGAAACGTTTAGAGGCAGAGATGAGAGATGTAGCGTTCAAAGCGGAAGAAAGGATTGAGATGGAATTGAGTAGCATATATCTTCTTCAATCAAGCAGTATAGAGGAGGCAAGGCTTGATGGAATCTTCAAGCAAGCAGTAAAACAGACTGATTACCTCAAGAAGAAGTTTATTAAGATTCAAAGTAAAGACCAGTTTGCAAAGGGTCCATCAATCCTCGGTAGGATGCGACAAAGAGGACTACTCCTTGGTTCAACATCATCGCAGCCTGCTGATCCAGAACGCGAGAATAATATTACT ACAGTAGAATGCATGGTTGGATGTGACAAGGAATTCAAGACGATATTGGATAAGCTCACGCAACAATCAGCTGAGCAGCTCCAAGTTGTATCAATCGTTGGCATGGGAGGAATAGGCAAGACCACTTTAGCTGGGGAAGTCTACAAGGATCCATCAATTACCACTTATTTTTACAAGCAAGCATGGGTTACTGTATCTCAAGAGTATACCGTGGTGCAAATGCTCAGATGCCTTATTGCTTGTGTTAGTGCATCAAGTGATGAACACAGCTGCAACGACAAAGGCCGATTAGCAGAAACGTTACGTAAATGCTTGAAGTATCAGAGCTATTTGATAGTGATTGATGATATATGGAGCACTACTGCTTGGGATAGTGTGCAAAGATGCTTTCCAGATGATAATAATGGAAGTCGTATACTATTAACTTCTCGGCTCAAAGAGGTGGCTGAATATGCAAGTTCAGGTAACTTTACCATTAACTTGTCATTCTTAAATGCCAATGAAAGTTGGAATCTCTACTGCAATTTGTATGGTCAAACGAAATTTCTTTCAGTGTTTGAGCAAATTGGTAGAGACATAGTGAAGAAATGTAATGGATTACGTCTAGCTATTGTTGTAATAGCTAGTCTTCTCTCCAAGACAGAGGAGACAGTAGAGAAGTGGAATAATGTTGCAGAAAATGTGAGTAGATATGTAATTGGTTATTCTAATGACGCATGTTCCAGAATACTATATTTGAGTTACAACCAATTACCACACCACTTAAAAGCttgttttctatattttggacTTTTTCCCGAAGATTATGAGATCAATGTGAAGAAGTTGGCTAGGTTGTGGGCGGCAGAGGGATTTTTGGGGGCAGAGGACCATCAAAATAGAGAGGAAGTGGCCATGGAATGCTTGCAAGATCTTGTTGGTAGAAGTCTTGTTTTTGTTAGCAAACAAAGCTACAATGGGAAAATGAAGACAATAAGAATACATGACTTGTTGCGTGATTTGTGTTTGAGAGAAGCTCAACATGAAAATCTCTTGAATGTAATTGGAGATAAAAAACTTCCATTTTACAAAAAGAAAATCTCTTGTCATTGGATAAGTGCTACATCAGGGTTTGATCTACTTCCTTTGACAAAGTGCTTTCACAAATCACATTCCTTACACTCTCTCTACCCTTATTACTCTGTAAGTGTGGAACATCATCTATTTTCACACTTCAAACTACTAAGAGTAGTAGACATAGTATGTGTATCTTACCAAGGATATGGGGTACTATATGCACTTGCAAATCTTATTCATTTGAGATACTTAGCTTTGAGGCGGTATTCAACAAATGCTTCCACCGAATATTTTGATTTAGAGTTCTTTGAGCATTGGAATATGCAATGCTTTATTGTTTGTGGAGCTGATGCTACATTCCATTCCTTTGAGGTATCTGGAATTTGGAAAATGCCACTGTTAAGAAATATTTGCATTGGACATATTGTTTCATTAGGAACGTTGTCAGTTGTTCATAGAAACTTAGAGAGTATATCTTGGTTAGATCCTACGCTCTGTACAAAGGATCTGTTTACAAGGGTTCCAAGTTTAAAAAAGTTGGAGATTTATAATGGATACAATAGAAACAATCTAGattgtttttataattttgtgcaCTTGAGGCAGCTTGAGGAGCTAAGCATTAAAAATTGGCTTGATCTCTGTATTCCATGTTTCGGCATCCCATGGGCAACTGATTTTCTACCAAATCTTAAGAAGCTCAAATTCTTCTGGACTAATTTGAAATTGAGTGATATGAGGCTTATTGGTATGTTGCCAAATCTAGAGATTCTAAAACTGATAGATGCTAGGAAAGACAGAATGTGGGAGCCATTCGAGGAAGGGTTCCGTCAATTGAAAAGATTGGTAATTGAAGATACATTTTTGGAATGTTGGAATGCTGTGGGTGACAATTTCCCTGTGCTAGAATGTTTAGAGTTACGTGATTGCAGGTCTTTGCAAAAGATCCCAAGTGGTTTTGCCGATATCACCACACTAGTGCTGATTCAGTTAAAGTGCTGTCGGGATTCTGTTTTGGCTTCGGCAAAGTTGATTCAAGAAGAGCAGTACAACAACTATGGAAATGCCCTCCTTGTTCCTTCAGAAAATATTAGG ACGAAACGTGTAAACAACAGAGGAAGAAATGGATATGGAGGAAGAGAGTGA
- the LOC115995629 gene encoding bifunctional dethiobiotin synthetase/7,8-diamino-pelargonic acid aminotransferase, mitochondrial, with product MSPTSVLFASLRRGGRRFSPLLCFHHPRFLSTQLDYPLTHPIYSIWAANTSLGKTLVSAGLSISFLSSAPDRKFVYFKPVQTGFPQDSDSRFVYKKFSEFASLHRPERSVLASNHVLRASASASEELLNRECGSGIVSLGWHEENLVGNAGGLEASELVCKTLYAWREALSPHLVAEKEGARVRDVELLEMLESCLGNGSETWVQKGGRNVDMMCVVETAGGVASPGPSGSLQCDLYRPFRLPAILVGDGKLGGISATISAYETLKLRGYDVVAIVFEDHGLLNEAPLLSYLRDRVPVLVLPPVPQEMSNNLMEWFYQSQDIFNYLQEIMCLASRERLERFHYMTKKAREIFWWPFTQHKLVSEERVTMIDSRCGENFAVHKVKNADSIVQQFDACASWWTQGPDASLQIELARDMGYATSRYGHVMFPENVYEPALECAEILLEGVGKGWASRAYFSDNGSTAIEIALKMALRKFLFDHKVLLENSNGNGADRYIDLKVLALRGSYHGDTLGAMEAQAPSPYTGFYQQPWYTGRGHFLDPPKVSLCRNVWTICLPKNIQPDNANVEDLSFWSRDDIFDKKRDVSSLADVYSSYISQELTENLDPRGFMSIGALIIEPVIQGAGGMEMIDPLFQRILTKECQSRKIPVIFDEVFTGFWRLGRESAAELLSCQPDIACYAKLMTGGVIPLAVTLASEAVFEAFFGDSKLKALLHGHSYSAHALGCTAAVKSMKWFKDCKSNSNLTCDGRLLKELWDENLVQQISLLPAVGRVVVLGTLCAMELQAEGSNAGYASLYAANLIQKLRGDGIYMRPLGNVIYVMCGPCTSPQVCSNILEKIYTRLKDLSEAKIEPLAQTNLV from the exons ATGTCTCCCACCTCCGTTCTCTTCGCCTCTCTCCGCCGTGGCGGCCGCCGCTTTTCTCCTCTTCTCTGTTTTCATCACCCTCGATTTCTCTCTACTCAACTCGACTACCCTCTCACCCACCCTATCTACTCCATTTGGGCTGCCAACACCTCCCTCGGCAAAACACTGGTCTCCGCCGGCCTCTCCATATCCTTTCTCTCCTCCGCTCCCGACAGGAAATTCGTCTACTTCAAACCCGTCCAGACTGGATTTCCTCAGGATTCCGACTCCCGCTTTGTCTACAAAAAATTCTCCGAGTTTGCGTCTCTGCACCGCCCCGAACGCTCCGTTCTCGCTTCCAATCATGTTCTCCGGGCCTCCGCTTCGGCGTCGGAGGAGCTCTTGAACAGGGAGTGTGGGAGTGGGATTGTGAGCTTGGGGTGGCACGAGGAGAATCTGGTGGGAAATGCGGGTGGATTGGAGGCCTCGGAGCTGGTTTGCAAGACTTTGTATGCGTGGAGAGAGGCTCTGTCGCCTCATTTGGTTGCGGAGAAGGAAGGAGCTAGGGTTCGCGATGTTGAGTTGTTAGAAATGCTGGAAAGCTGTTTGGGAAATGGCTCGGAGACTTGGGTTCAGAAGGGTGGGAGAAATGTGGATATGATGTGCGTGGTTGAGACTGCTGGTGGTGTTGCCAGTCCTGGCCCCTCAGGTTCACTCCAATGTGACTTATACCG GCCTTTTCGTTTACCAGCAATTCTTGTTGGTGATGGAAAACTAGGTGGTATTTCTGCAACCATTTCAGCCTATGAGACACTAAAGCTTCGTGGTTACGATGTTGTTGCTATTGTCTTTGAAGACCATGGCCTTCTAAATGAGGCACCGCTATTGTCCTACTTGCGGGATAG GGTCCCTGTGCTCGTGCTTCCACCCGTTCCACAAGAAATGTCGAATAATCTTATGGAATGGTTTTATCAATCCCAGGACATCTTTAATTATCTTCAGGAAATAATGTGCTTAGCATCTCGTGAAAGACTAGAGCGATTCCATTACATGACAAAGAAGGCACGGGAAATTTTCTGGTGGCCGTTTACTCAACATAAGCTTGTATCTGAAGAACGGGTTACGATGATTGATTCACGCTGTGGGGAGAACTTTGCAGTGCACAAG GTCAAGAATGCGGATTCAATTGTTCAACAGTTTGATGCTTGTGCAAGTTGGTGGACACAGGGACCAGATGCTAGTTTACAG ATTGAGCTTGCAAGAGACATGGGATATGCTACCTCTAGATATGGGCATGTAATGTTTCCTGAGAATGTTTATGAGCCAGCTTTAGAGTGTGCTGAAATATTGCTTGAAGGTGTTGGAAAAG GTTGGGCCTCAAGAGCATACTTTTCAGATAACGGATCTACAGCAATTGAAATTGCACTTAAAATGGCGTTGCGCAAATTTTTGTTTGACCATAAAGTTCTTTTAGAAAATTCAAATGGCAATGGTGCAGACAGATATATTGATCTAAAG GTTTTGGCTCTTAGAGGATCTTATCATGGTGATACTTTGGGAGCTATGGAAGCGCAGGCACCGTCACCTTATACTGGCTTCTACCAACAACCATG GTATACGGGAAGAGGTCACTTTTTAGATCCACCAAAAGTTTCCTTGTGTCGCAATGTTTGGACAATTTGCCTTCCCAAGAATATTCAACCTGACAATGCCAATGTAGAAGATCTGA GTTTCTGGTCACGTGATGATATTTTTGATAAAAAGCGGGATGTATCAAGTCTTGCTGATGTGTATTCATCATACATATCACAAGAGTTAACGGAGAATCTGGATCCGAGAGGATTTATGTCTATTGGAGCATTGATTATTGAACCAG TGATTCAAGGAGCTGGTGGAATGGAAATGATTGATCCTTTATTTCAAAGGATACTCACAAAAGAATGCCAAAGTCGAAAGATTCCTGTCATATTTGATGAGGTTTTTACTGGATTTTGGCGTCTCGGAAGAGAG TCTGCTGCAGAGTTACTTTCGTGTCAACCAGATATAGCCTGCTATGCAAAATTAATGACGGGTGGAGTTATACCCTTGGCCGTCACATTAGCCTCAGAAGCTGTTTTTGAAGCATTTTTTGGGGATTCAAAG CTCAAGGCTCTTTTACATGGCCACTCCTACAGTGCACACGCTCTTGGCTGTACAGCTGCTGTTAAGTCCATGAAATGGTTTAAAGATTGCAAATCAAATTCTAATTTGACATGTGATGGGAGATTGCTCAAGGAG CTGTGGGATGAAAACCTAGTTCAGCAGATCTCTTTACTTCCAGCCGTTGGTAGGGTGGTTGTGTTGGGAACTTTATGTGCAATGGAACTCCAAGCGGAAGGCTCCAATGCCGG GTACGCGTCACTCTATGCTGCAAACCTTATTCAAAAGCTCCGAGGTGATGGGATTTACATGAGGCCTCTAGGCAATGTGATATACGTTATGTGTGGGCCTTGCACCTCACCCCAGGTGTGTAGCAACATATTGGAAAAGATATACACAAGGCTCAAAGACTTGAGTGAAGCCAAGATTGAACCCCTTGCTCAAACAAATTTAGTGTGA
- the LOC115996122 gene encoding uncharacterized protein LOC115996122: protein MAVQNMITNGCRRRIGNGLDTRIGTDPWLHDNDNPYVRTLLLETICEAPVSSLMNMQVYENPKMIGSSTGIITGSTRLNQLTGILLWWRMTDDLGLKYGISMSHQRGEDESALHLFAKCPEAINIWNKLGVPQTFDVQNVSNWFFNYINVLKGDLVAKFVVICWAIWNSRNAYVWKGLAVDVDHMLRSSLAFLEKWRHANHIDHPRYTGINTVETHWCRPERGRLKLNTDVALHHENNLMGLGWVLRDDDGRFLASKNVCMPGRFTVTEAEAFSLREALSWLKDSGMGSVDVEMDSQIVYNALHKPSFISAFGMLVDDVKELASMIYDVNFRFVKRSANCAAHTVAREAFSVSGYREWLDTPPLFLVSCLASDLMN, encoded by the exons ATGGCGGTGCAAAATATGATTACAAATGGTTGCAGACGCCGTATTGGAAATGGGCTTGATACACGAATTGGCACTGACCCATGGCTGCATGACAATGACAACCCCTATGTCCGGACATTGTTGCTTGAAACGATTTGTGAGGCTCCGGTTTCATCACTGATGAATATGCAAG TTTACGAAAACCCAAAGATGATTGGATCTAGCACTGGGATCATAACGGGGAGTACACGGTTAAATCAGCTTACAGGCATCTTACTATGGTGGCGAATGACGGACGACCTTGGTCTAAAATATGGAATCTCCATGTCCCACCAAAG GGGAGAAGATGAAAGTGCGCTCCATCTTTTTGCTAAATGCCCTGAAGCTATTAACATCTGGAATAAGTTGGGTGTGCCACAAACTTTTGATGTCCAGAATGTTAGTAACTggttctttaattatattaatgtgtTGAAGGGTGATTTGGTAGCTAAATTTGTTGTTATTTGCTGGGCCATTTGGAATAGCAGAAATGCATATGTTTGGAAGGGATTAGCTGTTGACGTTGACCATATGCTAAGAAGTTCACTAGCTTTTCTTGAGAAGTGGAGGCATGCAAATCATATAGATCACCCACGCTATACTGGCATAAATACGGTTGAGACGCACTGGTGTAGACCGGAAAGAGGAAGGCTAAAATTGAACACTGATGTTGCGCTTCACCATGAAAATAATCTGATGGGTTTAGGGTGGGTTCTGCGTGACGATGACGGGCGTTTTCTAGCATCAAAAAATGTATGCATGCCGGGAAGATTTACAGTTACTGAAGCTGAAGCTTTTAGCCTCAGGGAAGCTCTCAGTTGGTTAAAAGATTCTGGTATGGGCTCTGTTGATGTTGAAATGGACTCCCAAATAGTTTATAACGCTTTACATAAACCTTCATTTATTTCTGCTTTTGGTATGTTAGTTGATGACGTAAAAGAATTAGCATCCATgatttatgatgttaattttcGTTTCGTTAAACGATCTGCGAATTGTGCCGCCCACACTGTTGCAAGGGAGGCCTTTTCAGTGTCAGGTTATAGGGAGTGGTTGGATACTCCTCCTTTATTTCTTGTAAGTTGTCTTGCAAGTGATTTAATGAACTAA